Proteins from a genomic interval of Oreochromis aureus strain Israel breed Guangdong linkage group 6, ZZ_aureus, whole genome shotgun sequence:
- the LOC120440791 gene encoding lipopolysaccharide-induced tumor necrosis factor-alpha factor homolog, which produces MANAQVPVATVGPLGDSPVQIACPNCHQIVLSKVDYAAGLLTYLFCGGLFFCGFVLGCCLIPFCVDRLKDAKHTCPVCKTVLGVYKRL; this is translated from the exons ATGGCAAATGCGCAAGTTCCTGTTG ctaCGGTCGGTCCACTGGGAGACAGCCCAGTTCAGATCGCCTGCCCTAACTGCCATCAGATAGTCCTCTCCAAGGTGGACTACGCTGCTGGATTGCTCACTTACCTTTTCTGCGGAGGGCTCTTCTTCTGTGG CTTTGTTTTAGGCTGCTGCCTCATCCCATTCTGTGTGGACCGTCTGAAGGATGCCAAGCACACCTGTCCTGTCTGCAAGACTGTACTTGGGGTGTATAAACGCTTATAA